One genomic window of Leptospira paudalimensis includes the following:
- a CDS encoding MFS transporter has protein sequence MYKSLRQWFAPAPAIPQKSKDEISTLYPKLRFQVLESTFIGYTVYYLTRNNFSPVSKEIGEALSYSKSDLGDILAVTAITYGIGKFFMGALSDRSNPKKFMAVGLLLTAILNFSFGFANHYWIHLILWGANGLVQGMGWPPCGRSLGHWYSVRERGTTFAFWNIAHNIGGGIVGVVASHSAAKFGWQYAFFVPGVIALLGSIYLYIRLVDTPQSEGLPPIEEYRNDYPPEEKENHESELTTKQLIVEQVLLNKYIWLFAIINFFVYIVRYSLIDWGPTYLKETKGADLLGGGYSTLILEFGGIGSTILMGWVSDKFDGRRGMVSLLCIIPIFFAFLGILFNPPGNIWIDYVLFGLIGLFIYPPVMLLGVAGMDFTSKKAVGTAAGFIGLFGSLGRTAQGKGIAVLSTNYSWDVALGAILVSTLIAIFLLIFSWNLRPRG, from the coding sequence ATGTACAAGTCCCTTCGTCAGTGGTTTGCACCAGCACCCGCGATCCCACAAAAATCGAAAGATGAAATTTCAACTCTTTATCCAAAACTAAGGTTCCAAGTATTAGAGTCGACTTTCATTGGTTATACGGTATACTACTTAACACGTAATAATTTTTCTCCCGTTTCGAAAGAAATTGGGGAAGCATTGTCATATTCCAAATCTGATTTGGGTGATATCTTAGCTGTAACTGCCATCACATATGGAATTGGAAAATTTTTTATGGGTGCACTATCCGATCGTTCCAATCCTAAAAAATTTATGGCAGTAGGATTATTACTCACCGCCATTCTAAATTTTTCATTTGGATTTGCGAATCATTATTGGATCCATTTAATTTTATGGGGAGCCAATGGACTTGTACAAGGAATGGGTTGGCCTCCCTGTGGTCGATCCCTGGGGCATTGGTATTCGGTTAGGGAAAGGGGTACTACATTTGCTTTTTGGAATATTGCACATAATATTGGAGGGGGGATTGTAGGAGTTGTTGCTTCTCATTCTGCAGCAAAATTTGGTTGGCAATATGCTTTTTTTGTGCCGGGTGTGATTGCCTTACTCGGAAGTATTTATTTGTACATTCGACTTGTGGACACACCTCAGTCTGAAGGACTTCCGCCAATAGAAGAGTATCGAAATGATTATCCACCAGAAGAAAAAGAAAATCATGAATCAGAATTAACCACCAAACAACTGATTGTTGAGCAAGTATTATTGAACAAATACATTTGGTTATTTGCCATCATCAATTTTTTTGTTTATATCGTCCGATATAGTTTAATTGATTGGGGTCCAACATATTTAAAAGAAACAAAAGGTGCTGATTTACTCGGAGGAGGTTATTCCACTTTGATTTTAGAATTTGGTGGAATTGGATCTACTATTCTTATGGGATGGGTATCCGACAAGTTTGACGGAAGAAGGGGAATGGTTAGTTTACTTTGTATCATTCCTATCTTTTTTGCATTTTTAGGAATTTTATTCAATCCTCCAGGTAATATTTGGATCGACTATGTTCTGTTTGGTTTGATTGGTTTGTTTATTTACCCACCAGTGATGTTGTTAGGTGTAGCGGGTATGGATTTTACATCCAAAAAAGCGGTTGGTACGGCCGCTGGTTTTATTGGGTTATTTGGATCACTCGGACGCACCGCACAAGGGAAAGGAATTGCTGTTTTATCAACAAATTATTCCTGGGATGTTGCCCTTGGAGCAATCCTTGTTTCCACTCTCATCGCAATTTTCCTTTTGATTTTTAGTTGGAATCTGCGTCCAAGAGGTTAA
- a CDS encoding SRPBCC family protein, with protein MNLGKKISIGIIGIIAVPLVLAIFLPSNYQVERTVDISKPASDVFAFIRLLKNQDQYSVWAKRDPDMKKIFKGEDGTVGFVSRWESQVKDVGVGEQEIKMINAETLEMQTELRFFEPFEGTERSYMKVSSLDPKKSKVIWGFDGSMPYPFNLMLLFMNFEEMIGNDFEEGLSNLKQVLEK; from the coding sequence ATGAATCTAGGCAAAAAAATCTCAATCGGAATCATTGGAATCATCGCAGTCCCCCTTGTCTTGGCAATATTTTTACCTTCGAATTACCAAGTAGAAAGGACAGTTGACATATCAAAACCAGCAAGTGATGTATTTGCATTCATTCGTTTGTTAAAGAACCAAGACCAATACAGTGTATGGGCAAAACGGGATCCCGATATGAAAAAGATTTTTAAAGGAGAAGACGGAACAGTTGGTTTTGTTTCTCGTTGGGAAAGCCAAGTGAAAGACGTTGGTGTCGGTGAACAAGAGATCAAAATGATCAATGCGGAAACATTAGAAATGCAAACCGAACTTCGATTTTTTGAACCGTTTGAAGGAACAGAAAGAAGTTATATGAAAGTTTCTTCTTTAGATCCCAAAAAATCAAAAGTAATTTGGGGTTTTGATGGATCCATGCCTTATCCTTTTAATTTAATGTTACTCTTTATGAATTTTGAAGAAATGATTGGAAATGATTTTGAAGAAGGTCTTTCCAACTTAAAACAAGTATTAGAAAAATAA
- a CDS encoding family 43 glycosylhydrolase yields MNKQNIYWQLYQEDPIIKPGFPSPILADPSFLFPESCPDGLWHLFAHNIFGVLEYISEDGIHWKKKKSIVRNAMRPFIYFEDGTYYLYYEKYKFLHVLMSWFPYRKWKSKIEVKTSKDLVHWSAPKTVIVPKFPFHKDPNFGESVSNPCLVKFGNKYRMYFSSSLVMIPDCGFCEPKYITVAEASSPLGPFSYFSDPILSPNDMDPFCNLGAGSIKVIPWKGRYLGFQNGIFWNPVRKESCSAILFLQSEDGINFERINQTPILGPTGRGWKASHVYACDVKYSEAENIFILYFNARDKAHWTKGKEAIGLFVGKVEETKENRKFKSTSQSKKQVSRSLKNKPKEKVKVATKKILSKPKSKKSKSK; encoded by the coding sequence TTGAACAAACAAAATATCTATTGGCAACTCTACCAAGAGGATCCCATCATCAAACCAGGATTTCCATCTCCGATCCTGGCAGATCCTAGTTTTTTATTTCCTGAATCTTGCCCAGATGGTCTGTGGCATCTCTTTGCGCATAACATCTTCGGTGTGTTAGAGTATATTTCTGAGGATGGTATCCATTGGAAAAAAAAGAAATCCATTGTTAGAAATGCAATGCGACCTTTTATCTATTTTGAAGATGGAACGTATTATTTGTATTATGAAAAATACAAATTTTTACATGTCCTCATGTCTTGGTTTCCATATCGAAAATGGAAATCAAAAATTGAAGTGAAAACGAGCAAAGATTTAGTCCATTGGTCAGCTCCTAAAACCGTTATCGTACCAAAATTTCCATTTCATAAAGATCCAAACTTTGGTGAATCCGTGAGTAACCCTTGCCTTGTGAAATTTGGAAATAAGTACAGAATGTACTTTTCATCATCACTTGTAATGATTCCGGATTGTGGGTTTTGTGAACCAAAATACATTACGGTTGCAGAAGCCAGTTCCCCACTAGGTCCATTTTCGTATTTTTCAGATCCGATTTTGTCACCTAACGATATGGATCCATTTTGTAATTTGGGTGCAGGTTCCATTAAAGTGATCCCTTGGAAAGGTAGATACTTAGGGTTTCAAAATGGAATTTTTTGGAATCCCGTTAGGAAAGAATCTTGTTCGGCAATTCTATTTTTACAAAGTGAAGATGGAATCAATTTTGAACGAATCAACCAAACTCCGATCCTTGGGCCCACTGGGCGTGGTTGGAAAGCAAGCCATGTCTATGCTTGTGATGTGAAGTATTCGGAAGCCGAAAATATTTTTATTCTCTACTTTAACGCAAGAGACAAAGCACATTGGACAAAGGGAAAAGAAGCCATTGGACTGTTTGTTGGAAAGGTGGAAGAAACAAAAGAGAATCGTAAATTTAAGTCCACTTCCCAATCAAAAAAACAAGTGAGTCGTTCGCTTAAAAACAAACCGAAAGAGAAAGTGAAAGTGGCCACAAAAAAGATTCTATCAAAACCTAAATCAAAGAAGTCTAAATCCAAATGA
- a CDS encoding pirin family protein yields the protein MTKSLIGHSKDLGDNFIIRRVLPALEKRSVGPFVFFDHFGPVPVVTGEELVVRAHPHIGLATITFLYDGVITHRDSLEVEMDIRPNETNWMVAGSGIVHSERSKFDPKYEVLEGIQTWIALPKEKEQIPPSFQQLSETEIPVMKQKGLTFRLLGGKFLDLESSAVVHSPLFYADIDIKMDAGQVEWQLSSEEEAGLYIARGAIESEGESYSVGSMVLFEKGTKVSFKAKQNSRLMLLGGEPMKEKRHLYWNFVSTSQELIDSAKERWAKDEFPKVPNETDRIPLPN from the coding sequence ATGACAAAATCACTGATCGGACATTCAAAAGACTTAGGAGATAATTTTATCATTCGTCGTGTTCTTCCTGCCTTAGAAAAAAGGTCAGTAGGCCCCTTTGTTTTTTTTGATCACTTTGGACCTGTACCTGTGGTCACTGGTGAAGAACTTGTTGTCCGAGCCCATCCACATATTGGACTTGCTACCATTACTTTTTTGTATGATGGAGTGATTACACACCGAGATAGTTTAGAAGTAGAGATGGACATTCGACCCAATGAGACCAATTGGATGGTCGCAGGTTCTGGTATTGTTCATAGTGAACGATCTAAGTTTGATCCTAAATATGAAGTATTAGAAGGAATACAAACTTGGATTGCACTCCCAAAAGAGAAAGAACAGATACCTCCAAGTTTCCAACAACTTTCTGAAACAGAAATCCCTGTGATGAAACAAAAAGGATTAACATTTCGTTTGTTAGGTGGCAAATTTTTGGATTTAGAATCATCTGCAGTTGTACATTCACCACTTTTTTATGCAGACATCGATATAAAAATGGATGCTGGCCAAGTAGAATGGCAACTTTCATCTGAAGAAGAAGCTGGATTGTACATTGCCAGAGGTGCCATAGAATCAGAAGGGGAATCTTACTCGGTTGGAAGTATGGTTTTATTTGAAAAGGGAACGAAAGTATCCTTTAAAGCAAAACAAAACAGTCGTTTGATGTTACTTGGAGGAGAACCTATGAAGGAAAAACGTCATTTGTATTGGAACTTTGTCTCAACTAGCCAGGAATTGATTGATTCTGCTAAGGAAAGATGGGCAAAGGATGAATTTCCAAAAGTTCCAAACGAAACAGATCGGATTCCTTTACCCAACTAA
- a CDS encoding LIC_10421 family protein: MKKLISILLVLASTSLFALSDLENLMIKEANSPESKQAARSYLNAMAKEKEENAKRHEKMAGNKGGKAVSEAKFKEHCLNLAKEFRAEADEYKKAADALK, from the coding sequence ATGAAAAAACTTATTTCCATTTTACTCGTGTTAGCTTCCACTTCGCTATTTGCGTTGTCTGATCTTGAGAATTTGATGATAAAAGAGGCAAATTCCCCAGAAAGTAAACAAGCAGCACGTTCTTACCTAAATGCAATGGCAAAAGAAAAAGAAGAAAATGCAAAACGCCACGAAAAGATGGCTGGCAATAAAGGTGGGAAAGCAGTTTCCGAAGCAAAATTCAAAGAACATTGTTTGAATCTTGCAAAAGAATTCCGTGCGGAAGCTGACGAATACAAAAAAGCAGCAGATGCTTTAAAATAA
- a CDS encoding type I phosphomannose isomerase catalytic subunit, protein MERIPKIVFLSPIYKEKIWGGRKLESHMGRSIPEGLIGESWEVSVYGSDVSKIQNPEFSNLPLTELIQKAPNEVLGKPFSNSGLPLLVKVIDAKEKLSVQVHPNDDYALKYDPQSNGKKECWYVLSADPGAELVVGFDIHTNRNEYVALVKENLGESVLKKWKVKPGDVFLLNPGTIHAIGGGVLLLEVQQSSDSTYRVYDYGRIGDDGKPRELHLEKAFSVLNFSKSNGDEKLKKELIHYHPFPRFLFTSNDKFRLESWEFNQAQNFTFSPLSDPVCFGIFFTVSGSIYFPELNRTVGTGETFFVTASGFTETIQACVTPGTKLAFMSSGTDTVKYQ, encoded by the coding sequence ATGGAGAGGATTCCAAAAATCGTATTTCTATCCCCAATTTATAAAGAAAAAATTTGGGGTGGCAGGAAACTGGAATCACACATGGGACGAAGTATCCCTGAAGGATTGATTGGAGAATCATGGGAAGTTTCCGTTTATGGTTCTGACGTTTCTAAAATCCAAAATCCAGAATTTTCAAATCTTCCGTTAACTGAACTCATTCAAAAAGCACCCAACGAAGTTTTAGGAAAACCATTTTCGAATTCAGGGTTACCCTTACTCGTAAAAGTCATTGATGCAAAAGAAAAACTATCTGTCCAAGTTCACCCAAACGATGATTATGCGCTCAAATATGATCCACAGTCCAATGGTAAAAAAGAATGTTGGTATGTTTTATCAGCAGATCCTGGGGCAGAACTGGTTGTAGGATTTGACATTCATACAAACCGCAATGAATATGTAGCACTCGTTAAAGAAAATTTAGGAGAATCAGTTCTCAAAAAATGGAAAGTAAAACCTGGCGATGTATTTCTTTTAAATCCAGGGACCATACATGCGATAGGTGGTGGAGTTTTACTTTTAGAAGTGCAACAATCCTCTGACTCTACTTACCGAGTTTATGATTACGGCAGAATTGGAGATGATGGTAAACCAAGAGAATTACATTTAGAAAAAGCATTCTCCGTGTTAAATTTTTCAAAATCGAATGGCGACGAAAAACTAAAAAAAGAACTGATACATTACCATCCATTCCCTAGATTTTTATTCACTTCAAATGACAAATTCAGGCTTGAATCTTGGGAATTCAACCAAGCTCAAAACTTCACCTTTTCTCCGTTATCTGATCCAGTTTGTTTTGGAATATTTTTCACGGTTTCCGGATCCATTTATTTCCCAGAACTCAATCGAACGGTTGGAACTGGAGAAACTTTTTTTGTGACTGCTTCTGGTTTTACTGAGACAATTCAAGCATGTGTTACCCCTGGGACAAAACTTGCTTTTATGTCCAGTGGCACCGATACTGTAAAATATCAATAA
- a CDS encoding DnaJ domain-containing protein, whose protein sequence is MPPQNTNLYEVLEIPFGATTEEIKSSFRRLAKLYHPDNPISGSYAKFQSIHFAYQTLTGNSRKQYDDEFKKNYAKAFLKRKLEEHPIVLPVSRVRFTTGIIDLAKRGLMRKGFRNKDRRKVTGIDYDLVIDLKESETLRPVIAVIPLTVRIVCRDCMGSDPHCPACNGRGSYKGYRKLNVEFPVSTLIPSKIFEFDLSKFRPDSFTHFKKKILRVKLLIHKNIPLRTKTAV, encoded by the coding sequence ATGCCACCGCAAAACACCAATTTATACGAAGTATTAGAAATCCCTTTTGGAGCAACGACGGAAGAAATTAAATCTTCTTTCCGTCGTCTCGCTAAACTGTACCACCCCGACAATCCCATCTCTGGCTCCTATGCCAAGTTCCAATCCATTCATTTTGCGTACCAAACTCTAACTGGTAATTCACGAAAACAGTATGATGATGAGTTCAAAAAAAATTATGCAAAAGCTTTTTTAAAACGCAAACTAGAAGAACATCCTATTGTTTTACCAGTATCACGCGTACGATTTACAACAGGGATCATTGACCTTGCCAAACGTGGGCTGATGAGAAAAGGTTTTCGCAATAAAGATCGTAGGAAGGTTACGGGCATTGATTATGATTTGGTGATTGATTTAAAAGAATCGGAAACTTTGCGACCCGTGATTGCCGTGATCCCACTTACCGTTCGAATTGTATGTCGTGATTGTATGGGAAGTGACCCACATTGTCCTGCGTGTAATGGCCGAGGTAGTTATAAAGGATACCGAAAACTCAATGTAGAATTTCCAGTTTCGACTCTAATCCCATCCAAAATCTTTGAATTTGATCTTTCCAAATTTCGCCCTGATTCTTTCACACATTTTAAGAAAAAAATCCTACGGGTGAAACTTCTCATCCATAAAAATATCCCTTTACGGACAAAGACCGCTGTCTAA